In Streptomyces sannanensis, the DNA window GAGCCCTTGCTCACCACGAGGAGCAGACACGCCAGTCCGGCCGTGAGAAGAACGGCACCGACCGGGTCGGCGCGCTTGAACCCGGACGGCGCGCCCGCGTCCGCGCCCCGGTCGGCGGCCGGACCCTTGTCCGGGGGCAGGATCAGCAGGACTCCTGCGACGGCCGGCGCGACGAAGGCCACGGCGAACCAGAACGCCCAGTGGTAGTCGAGGCAGTCGGCGATCAGACCGGTCAGCGGATAGCTGATCCCGGAGCCGGTGGCCGCGGCCACCGTGAGCACGACGATACCCTCCGGCACCCTGGCCGGGGCCAGATGGCGGTGCGCCAGGGCGATCGTCATCGGGAGCATCCCACAGGCCGGGCCCTGCAGCGCCCGGCCGATCAGCAGCTGCGGAAGGCCACCGGCCATCGCCGCGAGAACGGAACCCGAGACCACGAGAACGAGCGCCGCCAACAACGCCCGCCTACTGCGGCAGCCGTCCGCCAGCCGGCCCAGGACCGGTGTGGTCACCACCCCGGCCAGCAGGTTCACGGTCAGCACCCACTGGGCTGTACTCACCGGTACGTGATGGGTCCTGGCGATGGAGGGAACCAGCAGCCCCCCGAGCGAACTGATCACGGTGTTGGACAGTCCGCAATAGACCAGCAACAGCAATACGGCATTGGGCCGTTTCAGCACCCTGCCACCCATGTCCACCGCCTGTGCCGCCTGTCACGCCGATCACTCAGCGATCTGGCTCACGGACGGCGGCTCGAACCCCGTATTCACCCCCTCGACGGCGTGTCGCTCCCCCGAACGGCCGCACGGAGGAGTCCCGTCATGGCCGATCGGGTGAATTGCAAATACATATTTCTTTCACATATTCCGTCCGGGTACGGATGAGGCCGAAAACTCCTCGCCGAATTCCTGGAGGCAGCCACCGTGACCACAGCCACCGACCCGAAGGAACTGCTGCGCATCAACAGCGATTTGTATCTGCGCGAGAACACCGAGATCCAGGGTGATGTGCTCGCCGGGTTCAAGAAGGACCACATGCAACTGCTGTTCCTCCGGTTCGAGGACCAGCAGATGACGCGCACGTGGCTGAAGCAGTTGCGGCCGCTCATCGCCACCACCAAGCAGGTGGCGACCTTCAACAGGGAGTTCTCCAAGGCGCGTTCGTACTCCGGCGGTGACGACCCGAGAAACCTCAACGCCCTGTGGTACAGCATCAGTTTCACCTACCACGGTCTGAGGTTCATCACCGGAACGAACCCGCTTCCCGCCACCACCGACAGCAGCGTCGACGGCCCGCACAAGGCGTTCGTGCAGGGCCCGGCACGGCGGGCCGAGGCGCTCGGCGACACGGGCCCGAACCACCCCCACAACTGGCTGTTCGGGAACTTCGGCGACGGAGACATCCATGCGGTCCTCACCCTCGCCGCCGACCAGGCCACCGTCCTGCGTGCCACCCTCGGCGACGTCCGCCAGGACCTCGCCCGCGCCAGGATCGTGACCATCTACGAGCAGGAGGGCGCGACCCTCGAAGGAGCCCGCCGCGGCAGGGAGCACTTCGGCTTCAAGGACGGCGTCAGCGAGCCGGCGATCAAGCACCTCGACGAGCCCGACTCCCAGAACCCGGTGTACGAGAAGGGCCACCCCGGCACCATCCTCATCAACGCCGGAGAATTCGTCGTCGGACTCGAACGGGAAAGGCCGCATCCGCTGCCCTACCCCGAGTGGGCGACCCACGGCTCCTTCCAGGTGGTGCGCCGGCTGGCTCAGGACGTCCCCGGCTGGTGGGCGGGCGTGGCCGAGCAGCTCAAGGTGCTGAAGGAGGCGAAGGCCGCGCCCGATCACGCCACGACCGAATGGCTGGCCGCTCGCCTGGTCGGGCGCTGGCGCACGGGGACGCCCGTGGCGAAGTGCCCGCACGCCGATATGTCGTACAACGCGGAATCGTCGAACGACAACGACATCTCGTTCGCCGACGACCCCGAGGGCACGACCACTCCCCTGTGGTCCCATCTCCGGAAAACCAACCCCCGTGACGGCTTCCCCGACGAGAGGAACCCGGGGAAGACCCTCCCGGACACGAGGTTCAACCACCGCCGCATCATGCGCCGCGGCATTCCGTACGGCCTGCCCTTCGACCCGTCGGCCTCGG includes these proteins:
- a CDS encoding Dyp-type peroxidase, translating into MTTATDPKELLRINSDLYLRENTEIQGDVLAGFKKDHMQLLFLRFEDQQMTRTWLKQLRPLIATTKQVATFNREFSKARSYSGGDDPRNLNALWYSISFTYHGLRFITGTNPLPATTDSSVDGPHKAFVQGPARRAEALGDTGPNHPHNWLFGNFGDGDIHAVLTLAADQATVLRATLGDVRQDLARARIVTIYEQEGATLEGARRGREHFGFKDGVSEPAIKHLDEPDSQNPVYEKGHPGTILINAGEFVVGLERERPHPLPYPEWATHGSFQVVRRLAQDVPGWWAGVAEQLKVLKEAKAAPDHATTEWLAARLVGRWRTGTPVAKCPHADMSYNAESSNDNDISFADDPEGTTTPLWSHLRKTNPRDGFPDERNPGKTLPDTRFNHRRIMRRGIPYGLPFDPSASALNGPDAPRGLVFVSYQADLFRQFEFIQKDWMNDEMFPKPNLNPQNDKKKPKPGESVTGADPVAGEETEVAWQRGNGQPPVKLRFSQFVRTEGAVYAFMPSISVLDQLAEGRMNTNMVVAGRTIFTVASFDHTERDSVDSGTVRLVLQRDGNLVVVDKQNRVRWAALRSASPAGDKTQARFEDGELFLIDPAKPQTKLWSSGTGGNPDAKLVVQMDGNVVIYKQGRAIWHTNTVGR